In one Nicotiana sylvestris chromosome 8, ASM39365v2, whole genome shotgun sequence genomic region, the following are encoded:
- the LOC138874617 gene encoding uncharacterized protein, whose amino-acid sequence MITGKITLIESKEEFWFSAIYGAHTIEQRKNMWEELTQLHMELKGPWIAMGDYNAIQSWEDRYNGNPVMEAEIRDFNDFLENTGMIELRYVGREFTWTNSHVHSKIDRALVNDGWMMNMRQLEVVMQDPLFSDHTPLCLYFEQEQQNNPKPF is encoded by the coding sequence ATGATCACAGGGAAGATTACTTTAATTGAGAGCAAGGAAGAATTCTGGTTTTCAGCAATATATGGGGCGCATACTATTGAACAAAGAAAGAACATGTGGGAGGAGTTAACACAGTTGCATATGGAGCTAAAGGGACCTTGGATTGCAATGGGTGACTATAATGCAATACAAAGTTGGGAAGATAGGTACAATGGGAACCCTGTTATGGAAGCAGAGATAAGGGACTTCAATGATTTCTTAGAAAATACAGGAATGATAGAACTTAGATATGTTGGGAGGGAGTTTACATGGACAAATAGCCATGTACATAGCAAAATAGATAGAGCACTAGTAAATGATGGATGGATGATGAATATGAGGCAATTGGAGGTGGTGATGCAGGACCCTTTGTTTTCTGACCATACACCTTTGTGTCTTTATTTTGAGCAGGAACAGCAGAATAATCCAAAACCTTTTTAA